A single Nostoc sp. PCC 7107 DNA region contains:
- a CDS encoding creatininase family protein, which yields MLLHLSTWPEVEAYLQQSQGMIFPIGSTEQHGPTGLIGTDAICAEAIARGVGEATGAIVGPTINVGMALHHTAFPGTISLRPSTLIQVVRDYVTSLVKVGFKKFYFINGHGGNIATLKAAFSETYAYLEDLQISHAHQVQCQLANWFMCRSVYELAKELYADQEGSHATPSEVAVTQFVYPEAIKQAPLSSEVARGHNIYSATDFRNRYPDGRMGSNPALATPEHGKQFYDLAVKELSNGYLQFLNAD from the coding sequence ATGTTACTGCATTTGAGTACTTGGCCAGAAGTTGAAGCTTATTTACAGCAATCTCAGGGAATGATTTTTCCCATTGGTTCTACAGAACAACACGGGCCAACGGGGTTAATTGGTACTGATGCAATTTGTGCAGAAGCGATCGCTCGTGGTGTGGGTGAAGCAACTGGGGCGATCGTTGGCCCTACAATCAATGTGGGGATGGCATTACACCACACCGCCTTTCCCGGTACAATTAGTCTCCGTCCTAGCACTTTAATTCAAGTAGTCCGAGATTACGTCACTAGTTTAGTCAAAGTTGGTTTTAAGAAGTTCTACTTTATCAACGGCCACGGCGGTAACATTGCTACCCTTAAAGCAGCTTTTTCAGAAACTTATGCTTACCTAGAAGATTTACAAATTTCCCATGCTCATCAAGTGCAATGTCAATTAGCTAATTGGTTTATGTGCAGATCTGTATATGAGTTAGCTAAAGAATTATATGCTGATCAAGAAGGTTCTCATGCAACTCCCAGTGAAGTAGCTGTCACTCAATTTGTTTATCCCGAAGCAATTAAGCAAGCACCCCTTTCTTCTGAAGTAGCGCGGGGACACAACATTTATAGTGCGACTGACTTTCGCAACCGTTACCCAGATGGACGGATGGGTTCAAATCCCGCTTTAGCCACACCAGAACATGGTAAGCAATTTTATGACTTGGCTGTAAAAGAACTCAGCAATGGATATTTGCAATTTCTCAACGCAGATTAA
- a CDS encoding helix-turn-helix transcriptional regulator, producing the protein MQTPSSTIPHLIAAGFHALSDPLRINVLELLRQQELCVCDLCEVLGVSQSKLSFHLKTLKEAGLVNSRQEGRWIYYSLNIRQFSVLEQYLADYRQHSVMPPVRSCCD; encoded by the coding sequence ATGCAAACACCCTCTTCCACTATTCCACATTTAATTGCTGCGGGCTTTCATGCTCTTTCTGATCCTCTGCGGATTAATGTACTAGAACTATTGCGACAGCAAGAACTTTGTGTATGTGATTTATGTGAGGTGTTGGGGGTAAGTCAGTCAAAACTCTCATTTCACCTCAAGACTCTGAAAGAAGCTGGCTTAGTTAACTCTCGTCAAGAAGGACGTTGGATTTATTACAGTTTAAATATTCGGCAATTTAGTGTTTTAGAGCAATATTTAGCAGATTATCGCCAGCATAGTGTAATGCCACCTGTACGTTCTTGCTGCGACTAA
- a CDS encoding Rieske 2Fe-2S domain-containing protein, giving the protein MSNSLLQPLSPTTTENLPAGGLDPERFDWLEVWYPVHYVADLNKSQLTRFTLLERDLVLWWDKNEQTWRAFEDQCPHRLAPLSEGRVNKDGWLECPYHGWAFSGTGKCESIPQQAPGGKAETSPRACVNSLPTTVRQGLLFVYPGKAENAAKTLVPIVDVLEENTEGWVCLNTFRDLPYDALTLMENVLDSSHIPYTHHRTVGNRANVAPVELEIVELGKWGFKGLWQEGPRKGTLGKQDTTFIAPGLMWHDLTSKQFGRTLTVVYATPIRKGECRLFARFPFKFSSNLPGLFLKLTPRWYSHLGQNGVLEDDQIFLHHQERYLEQKGGTDNFTKAFYLPTKADIFVFQLRSWVKQYCAESFPGETLPPPLPKEALLDRYHSHTKHCSSCRTALKNLQRLRLGVVVATALIWSLLSLSVLFPGDSSHITVIIANLAVLLGGGIWFGLGKLEQQFYQGREIPPRNM; this is encoded by the coding sequence ATGTCCAACAGCCTCTTACAGCCATTATCTCCAACAACCACAGAAAATTTACCTGCTGGTGGACTAGACCCAGAGCGCTTTGACTGGTTAGAGGTCTGGTATCCCGTCCACTACGTCGCAGATTTAAATAAATCCCAGCTAACGCGCTTCACCTTACTAGAGCGAGACTTAGTTTTGTGGTGGGACAAAAATGAACAGACTTGGCGAGCCTTTGAAGACCAATGTCCCCACCGTTTAGCGCCACTTTCCGAAGGCAGAGTTAACAAAGATGGTTGGCTAGAATGTCCCTATCATGGCTGGGCATTTTCGGGAACAGGCAAATGCGAAAGCATTCCTCAACAAGCACCAGGCGGAAAAGCCGAAACATCTCCCCGCGCTTGTGTAAATTCATTACCAACCACAGTCAGGCAAGGCTTATTGTTTGTTTATCCTGGTAAAGCCGAGAATGCCGCCAAAACACTAGTTCCTATCGTTGACGTTTTAGAAGAAAATACTGAAGGCTGGGTTTGCCTGAATACCTTTCGAGACTTACCTTATGATGCGTTGACCTTAATGGAAAACGTTCTCGACTCCAGCCACATTCCTTACACCCATCACCGCACTGTCGGCAACCGCGCCAATGTTGCACCTGTAGAATTAGAAATTGTCGAGTTAGGTAAATGGGGATTTAAAGGCCTTTGGCAAGAAGGCCCCCGCAAAGGCACTTTAGGCAAACAAGATACTACCTTTATTGCACCGGGGTTGATGTGGCATGATCTCACATCTAAGCAGTTTGGCAGAACATTAACAGTCGTTTATGCAACCCCCATCCGCAAAGGAGAATGTCGCTTATTTGCCCGTTTTCCTTTCAAATTCTCATCAAACTTACCAGGGTTATTTCTCAAACTCACTCCTCGCTGGTACTCCCATTTAGGACAAAACGGTGTACTAGAAGATGACCAGATTTTCTTACATCACCAAGAACGTTACCTAGAACAAAAAGGTGGCACTGATAACTTTACTAAAGCATTTTATTTACCAACTAAAGCTGATATTTTTGTATTTCAGTTACGTTCTTGGGTGAAGCAATATTGTGCAGAATCATTTCCAGGTGAGACTTTACCGCCACCACTCCCCAAAGAAGCTTTATTAGATAGATACCATTCCCACACGAAACATTGCAGTAGTTGTCGAACTGCCCTAAAAAACCTCCAGAGGTTGCGTTTAGGAGTGGTGGTAGCAACAGCATTAATTTGGAGTTTATTATCTTTATCAGTATTATTTCCCGGTGATAGTTCTCACATCACGGTGATTATTGCCAACTTAGCTGTATTACTCGGTGGCGGAATTTGGTTTGGGTTAGGCAAGTTAGAACAACAGTTTTATCAAGGGCGAGAAATTCCGCCGAGAAATATGTAG
- a CDS encoding murein transglycosylase A, whose protein sequence is MRKTLALASLSLGIALVNTIWPAVAQVPTTIPLPVPLPTQPSTQPELQLPLEPVAISNTCTPVSTCLGWDEQIFGRKGKPGDRKALLVAIDNSLDYLAKDKAIAAYNNYPVPGITRDRVRRSLLRFRQLVVTAKSASQLQAAIQREFVFYKSVGNDGKGTVKFTAYYEPIYQASRVKTSIYKYPLYQLPPNFEQWAKPHPKRIDLEGKDGLQGNKSQLRGLELIWFRDRLDAYMVHIQGSAQIRLTNGKNTSVGYAGGTDYPWTSIGKELAKDGKLPLDGLTMPRLISFFRQNPLELNNYLPRWERFVFFKEAPGRKATGSINVPVTAERSIATDKSLMPPGALAIINGSFPYPAAGGKLQPRKVSRFVLDQDTGSAIKGPGRVDYFMGTGKLAGDRAGITGGNGSLYYLLLKK, encoded by the coding sequence ATGAGAAAAACCCTTGCTTTGGCTTCTTTGAGTCTGGGAATTGCCCTTGTAAACACAATTTGGCCAGCTGTTGCTCAAGTTCCGACGACAATACCGTTACCTGTACCGTTACCTACACAGCCAAGCACTCAGCCTGAGTTACAACTACCACTCGAACCAGTAGCAATCAGTAATACTTGTACTCCTGTATCTACTTGCTTGGGATGGGATGAGCAAATTTTTGGTCGTAAAGGTAAACCAGGCGATCGCAAAGCTCTTTTAGTTGCCATTGATAATAGTTTAGATTATTTGGCAAAAGATAAAGCGATCGCCGCCTATAACAATTATCCGGTGCCAGGAATTACCCGCGATCGCGTGCGACGCAGTTTATTGCGTTTTCGGCAATTAGTAGTAACTGCTAAATCTGCCAGCCAACTCCAAGCTGCGATTCAGCGGGAGTTTGTGTTTTACAAGTCCGTCGGCAATGATGGCAAGGGTACTGTTAAATTTACTGCTTACTATGAGCCTATTTATCAGGCCAGTCGCGTTAAAACTTCTATATATAAGTATCCCCTTTATCAACTCCCGCCGAATTTTGAGCAATGGGCTAAACCCCACCCAAAACGGATTGATTTGGAAGGAAAAGACGGTTTACAGGGTAATAAAAGCCAGTTGCGCGGTTTGGAATTAATTTGGTTCCGCGATCGCCTAGACGCATATATGGTACATATCCAAGGTTCTGCTCAAATCAGGTTAACTAATGGCAAAAATACTTCTGTAGGTTACGCCGGGGGAACTGATTACCCTTGGACTAGTATTGGTAAAGAACTCGCCAAAGATGGCAAACTGCCATTAGACGGCTTGACAATGCCTCGGCTGATCAGCTTTTTCCGCCAAAATCCCTTAGAGTTAAATAATTATTTGCCCCGCTGGGAACGGTTCGTTTTCTTTAAAGAAGCTCCTGGGAGAAAAGCTACTGGTAGTATTAATGTCCCAGTCACAGCCGAACGTTCGATTGCTACCGATAAATCTCTCATGCCTCCCGGCGCACTAGCAATCATTAATGGTTCATTCCCCTATCCGGCTGCTGGTGGCAAATTACAACCTCGGAAGGTGAGCCGTTTTGTCTTAGATCAAGATACAGGCAGTGCCATTAAAGGGCCAGGCAGGGTAGATTATTTTATGGGAACTGGTAAACTGGCAGGCGATCGCGCTGGCATTACAGGTGGCAATGGTTCACTATATTATTTACTGCTGAAAAAATAG
- a CDS encoding DUF5895 domain-containing protein — protein sequence MKASAKFDFEDEKFNAPPSQVIPWCQMINPRYGTDGMQTYGLAVKLDNANAVGFQPDENWQQVEHEFSSGVETVFMTTTPRLVIVRRGPLSVKDRETGLKLGTLKENYDAFLADKLKFKTFTRYLIFLVSEDKKFLHDLPLQLTLNGAAGASFSKTYCEFQQGKVVSGFVAELERTYAVYRKQPVTPKGPLFHAHGIFCPIIECEERGIEPNTVLVASTVDYKHPTVGTLTQYLIASDAPESAIICKYFEEYKEFGKEPVRTETSKPVMAGVSSSYVYADEDDFGYPPY from the coding sequence ATGAAAGCATCTGCTAAGTTCGACTTTGAGGACGAGAAATTTAATGCACCGCCTTCTCAAGTCATTCCTTGGTGTCAGATGATTAATCCTCGGTATGGCACAGATGGGATGCAAACCTATGGTCTCGCCGTCAAGTTAGATAATGCTAATGCTGTGGGCTTTCAGCCGGATGAAAATTGGCAGCAAGTAGAGCATGAATTTAGCTCTGGTGTCGAAACAGTTTTTATGACTACTACTCCGCGCCTGGTGATAGTGCGTCGAGGGCCTTTGTCAGTCAAAGACCGCGAAACAGGGCTGAAATTAGGTACGTTAAAAGAAAATTATGATGCCTTTTTGGCTGATAAACTCAAATTTAAAACTTTTACGCGATATTTAATTTTTTTAGTTAGTGAAGATAAGAAATTTTTACATGACTTGCCACTACAATTAACCCTCAATGGTGCAGCCGGAGCAAGTTTCAGCAAAACCTATTGTGAGTTTCAACAAGGCAAAGTTGTGAGTGGTTTTGTTGCAGAGTTAGAAAGAACCTATGCTGTATATCGTAAACAACCTGTAACACCAAAAGGGCCATTGTTCCACGCGCATGGAATTTTTTGTCCGATTATTGAGTGTGAAGAAAGAGGAATTGAACCTAACACGGTGTTAGTTGCTTCTACTGTAGATTACAAACATCCAACAGTTGGGACATTAACACAATATCTGATTGCTTCTGATGCGCCTGAGTCAGCAATTATCTGCAAATATTTTGAAGAATATAAGGAATTTGGTAAGGAACCTGTCAGAACAGAAACTAGTAAACCCGTGATGGCTGGTGTTTCTAGTTCCTATGTTTATGCTGATGAAGATGATTTTGGCTATCCACCTTACTAA